From one Triticum urartu cultivar G1812 chromosome 3, Tu2.1, whole genome shotgun sequence genomic stretch:
- the LOC125544225 gene encoding uncharacterized protein LOC125544225 isoform X2: MSSASSSQFPASTERESTTANDNAIPHDPGADSAGPAQSRLSLQLDQRSLHFSVNAWVLIVALIGIIPLATRQLQLKGYRLSLLGTTCTTGYAIFALYGLPRVGNTQAVQAWCHHVTSSKDFIPFMYCLMFVTSKLHLKLVLVPVICWALEHVARFLRRHFTNSSLYRAYLEPLCTWVEANTTAVNFLIANAEILLGFLMILSLFSKQRNAMQTFMYWQLLKLMYHSPFTAGYHRAIWLKIGRTANPYISSYTPFLHDPINAGMRWWFR; the protein is encoded by the exons AGCTCTTCTCAGTTCCCAGCATCAACAGAGCGAGAATCTACAACTGCTAATGATAATGCAATACCTCATGATCCAG GTGCTGATTCTGCTGGACCAGCACAAAGCAGACTTTCGCTTCAGTTGGATCAGCGGTCATTACATTTTTCTGTTAATGCTTGG GTTCTTATTGTTGCATTGATCGGCATCATTCCACTGGCAACACGACAACTGCAACTCAAGGGATATCGTTTGTCACTTCTTGGCACAACCTGTACCACAGGTTATGCCATATTTGCTCTTTATGGG CTACCCAGAGTAGGGAACACACAGGCTGTTCAGGCCTGGTGCCACCATGTAACTTCATCAAAGGATTTTATTCCATTCATGTACTGCCTTATGTTTGTTACATCTAAACTACACTTGAAGC TTGTTTTGGTACCGGTAATTTGCTGGGCACTTGAACATGTGGCCAGATTTCTACGGCGCCATTTTACCAATTCCTCTCTCTACAG GGCATACCTGGAGCCGCTTTGCACATGGGTTGAGGCAAACACAACTGCAGTCAACTTTCTGATTGCAAATGCAGAGATTTTGTTGGGCTTTCTTATGATCTTATCACTGTTCTC GAAACAACGCAATGCTATGCAAACATTCATGTACTGGCAG TTGTTGAAGCTAATGTATCATTCTCCTTTCACTGCTGGCTACCACAGAGCTATCTGGCTAAAGATTGGCCGGACAGCTAACCCCTACATCAGCAGTTACACCCCTTTTCTTCATGACCCGATAAACGCCGGCATGAGATGGTGGTTCAGGTAG